The following coding sequences lie in one Arachis ipaensis cultivar K30076 chromosome B05, Araip1.1, whole genome shotgun sequence genomic window:
- the LOC107644457 gene encoding ATP-dependent 6-phosphofructokinase 3: MGSVTVSNKKSQTTSLNNYNNLATAPVANKTESVTMNNYCNGWIGGEGASAMTSAPNLKPKIVYGTAGYILEDVPHFTDYISDLPTYPNPLQDNPAYSVVKQYFVHVDDSVPQKVVVHKDSERGVHFRRAGPRQKVYFESDEVKAAIVTCGGLCPGLNTVIRELVCGLHHMYGVKRVLGIEGGYRGFYARNTINLTPKSVNDIHKRGGTVLGTSRGGHDTNKIVDSIQDRGINQVYIIGGDGTQRGAAAIFEEVRRRGLKVAVVGIPKTIDNDIPVIDKSFGFDTAVEEAQRAINAAHVEAESVENGIGVVKLMGRYSGFIAMYATLASRDVDCCLIPESPFYLEGPGGLFEYIEKRLKENGHMVIVIAEGAGQELMSEKMQTMNKQDASGNKLLQDVGLWISQEIKDHFAREKTMAITLKYIDPTYMIRAIPSNASDNVYCTLLAQSAVHGAMAGYTGYTSGLVNGRQTYIPFYRINENRNHVVITDRMWARLLSSTNQPSFLGDKCHNEDDIEEEEPLNQLLDGDLSDDTLKLNITCCKCGWQTRGRKGKKKRKKGHDE, encoded by the exons ATGGGTTCAGTTACCGTTAGTAACAAAAAGTCTCAAACAACTTCCCTCAACAACTATAACAACCTCGCAACCGCTCCCGTCGCAAACAAAACAGAATCTGTTACGATGAATAATTACTGTAACGGGTGGATCGGTGGCGAGGGAGCATCAGCGATGACGTCAGCTCCCAATCTCAAGCCTAAGATAGTGTACGGCACCGCAGGTTACATCCTCGAAGACGTTCCGCATTTCACTGATTATATTTCTGATCTTCCA ACATACCCGAATCCTTTGCAAGACAACCCTGCTTATTCTGTAGTTAA GCAATATTTCGTGCATGTCGATGACAGTGTTCCTCAGAAG GTTGTTGTTCACAAAGATAGCGAACGAGGAGTGCATTTTAGGCGTGCTGGACCTAGGCAAAAG GTGTATTTCGAGTCGGATGAAGTCAAGGCCGCTATTGTCACTTGCGGGGGACTATGCCCTGGTCTCAACACCGTCATTAGAGAGCTAGTGTGTGGCTTACACCATATGTATGGTGTGAAGAGAGTGCTTGGAATTGAA GGCGGATACAGGGGTTTCTATGCTCGAAATACAATTAATTTAACTCCTAAAAGTGTTAATGATATACACAAGCGTGGTGGAACTGTTCTTGGTACATCCCGTGGCGGACATGATACCAATAAGATAGTTGATAGTATACAAGATCGTGGAATCAATCAG GTTTACATTATTGGAGGAGATGGAACTCAGAGGGGTGCAGCTGCAATTTTTGAG GAAGTTAGAAGGCGCGGTCTCAAAGTTGCGGTTGTAGGAATCCCCAAGACTATAGATAATGATATCCCG GTTATTGACAAGTCCTTTGGGTTTGACACTGCTGTTGAGGAGGCTCAACGAGCTATAAATGCGGCACATGTTGAAGCTGAGAGTGTTGAGAATGGTATAGGGGTTGTCAAGCTGATGGGTCGCTATAGTG GATTTATCGCAATGTATGCTACTCTTGCGAGTCGAGATGTTGACTGCTGCTTGATTCCAGAGTCACCATTCTACCTTGAGGGTCCTGGTGGACTTTTTGAATATATAGAGAAACGACTTAAAGAAAATGGGCACATGGTTATTGTTATTGCCGAAGGTGCAGGACAGGAACTTATGTCTGAGAAAATGCAAACCATGAACAAACAGGATGCTTCAGGAAACAAGCTTCTTCAAGATGTTGGGCTGTGGATATCCCAAGAGATTAAG GATCATTTTGCAAGAGAGAAGACGATGGCCATAACTCTCAAATATATAG ATCCAACTTACATGATTCGAGCCATTCCAAGCAATGCTTCTGATAATGTGTACTGCACACTTCTTGCTCAAAGTGCTGTTCATGGAGCAATGGCAGGTTACACTGGCTATACAAGTGGACTTGTCAATGGAAGACAAACTTATATACCCTTCTAT AGAATCAATGAGAACCGGAATCATGTAGTGATAACTGATAGAATGTGGGCTAGGCTGTTATCTTCGACGAATCAACCCAGCTTTTTGGGCGACAAGTGTCACAACGAAGACgacattgaagaagaagaaccattAAACCAGTTGCTAGATGGAGATCTTTCAGATGATACCTTGAAG TTGAACATCACATGCTGCAAATGTGGTTGGCAAACTCgtggaagaaaaggaaaaaagaaaagaaaaaagggtCATGATGAATAG
- the LOC107644459 gene encoding AP-4 complex subunit sigma isoform X2 yields the protein MGIRFVLMVNKQGQTRLAQYYEYLTLEERRALEGEIVRKCLARNEHQCSFVEHRNYKIVYRRYASLFFLVGVDDDECELDIMFHLEKAHFMLEEMVMNGCLVETSKSNILTPIQLMDKAS from the exons ATGGGGATCCGATTCGTGCTGATGGTGAACAAACAAGGGCAAACGCGACTTGCCCAATACTACGAATACCTCACTCTCGAAGAAAGACGAGCCCTTGAAGGTGAAATCGTTCGCAAATGCCTCGCTCGTAACGAACACCAG TGTTCATTTGTTGAGCACCGCAACTACAAAATTGTATATAGGCGCTATGCATCTTTGTTTTTCTTAGTTGGAGTTGATGACGATGAG TGTGAACTAGATATCATGTTCCATTTAGAAAAAGCGCATTTTATGTTGGAGGAAATGGTCATGAATGGTTGCCTTGTGGAGACAAGCAAATCAAATATTCTGACTCCAATTCAGCTGATGGACAAAGCATCTTGA
- the LOC107644459 gene encoding AP-4 complex subunit sigma isoform X1 produces MGIRFVLMVNKQGQTRLAQYYEYLTLEERRALEGEIVRKCLARNEHQCSFVEHRNYKIVYRRYASLFFLVGVDDDENELAILEFIHLLVETMDRHFGNVCELDIMFHLEKAHFMLEEMVMNGCLVETSKSNILTPIQLMDKAS; encoded by the exons ATGGGGATCCGATTCGTGCTGATGGTGAACAAACAAGGGCAAACGCGACTTGCCCAATACTACGAATACCTCACTCTCGAAGAAAGACGAGCCCTTGAAGGTGAAATCGTTCGCAAATGCCTCGCTCGTAACGAACACCAG TGTTCATTTGTTGAGCACCGCAACTACAAAATTGTATATAGGCGCTATGCATCTTTGTTTTTCTTAGTTGGAGTTGATGACGATGAG AACGAGCTTGCTATTTTGGAATTCATACATCTATTAGTTGAAACCATGGACCGTCATTTTGGCAATGTG TGTGAACTAGATATCATGTTCCATTTAGAAAAAGCGCATTTTATGTTGGAGGAAATGGTCATGAATGGTTGCCTTGTGGAGACAAGCAAATCAAATATTCTGACTCCAATTCAGCTGATGGACAAAGCATCTTGA
- the LOC107644460 gene encoding gamma-glutamyltranspeptidase 3 isoform X1, with amino-acid sequence MMDSSPLLGTDSFPSNNLRKCKILLTFLLTLVVALSFVGFAFRGSINFEVVPRFESSNEGALRNQADIVESEHGVVAADDARCSEIGASMLRQGGHAVDAAVATALCLGVVFTASSGIGGGAFMVVRSSSTSQAQAFDMRETAPSHASKNMYQNNPKAKSSGALAMGVPGEIAGLHAAWLKYGRLPWKTLFEPAIKLSKDGFLVSPTLEDYLADDSDKIFNDPGLKSIYAPNGVLLKEGELCFNVELGRTLEAVAEQGPQAFYNGTIGKKLVKDVREAGGILTMEDLRNYKVKITDAATLNMMGYTIYGMPPPSSGTLGLALVLNIFNSYRDPEAAKGDLGLHRLIEALKHMYAVRMNLGDPDFVDISSTESDMLSPSFAQKIQRRIFDNTTFPPEYYLNRWSPLRDHGTSHFCIVDSDRNAVSMTTTVNSHFGAGVLSTSTGIVLNNEMDDFSIPTDISPDKLPPAPTNFIEPKKRPLSSMTPIIITKDDHLIGVIGASGGMNIIPAVIQVFMNHFILGMEPLDAVQSPRIYHKLIPNVVRYENLTANDGDHIELLKSSRIFLQERGHQLSESGALAITQLIIQTTKSEDIKNVHKKNGILTGVSDPRKGGRPAAV; translated from the exons ATGATGGATTCTTCCCCTTTATTGGGAACCGATTCTTTCCCCAGTAACAATCTTAGAAAATGCAAGATTCTTCTCACCTTCCTTCTAACCCTTGTGGTCGCTCTCAGCT TTGTTGGGTTTGCATTTAGAGGCAGCATAAATTTTGAGGTTGTACCAAGGTTTGAAAGTTCTAATGAGGGTGCATTAAGAAATCAGGCAGACATTGTTGAATCAGAACATGGAGTTGTTGCAGCCGATGATGCGCGGTGTTCAGAGATTGGTGCTTCAATGCTTAGGCAGGGTGGCCATGCTGTTGATGCAGCAGTGGCAACTGCATTATGCCTTGGTGTTGTTTTCACAGCTTCAAGTGGCATTGGAGGCGGCGCTTTCATGGTTGTCCGGTCTTCTTCAACCTCTCAAGCCCAAGCTTTTGACATGAGAGAAACCGCTCCTTCACATGCTTCAAAG AACATGTATCAGAATAATCCTAAAGCTAAGAGCTCAGGTGCTTTAGCAATGGGAGTTCCTGGCGAGATAGCTGGCCTTCACGCAGCATGGTTAAAGTACGGACGATTGCCATGGAAGACCTTATTCGAACCGGCTATAAAACTCTCTAAAGATGGTTTTCTGGTATCTCCAACTCTTGAAGATTACCTTGCTGATGATTCAGATAAAATATTCAATGATCCTGGTTTAAAAAGCATATATGCACCTAATGGAGTTTTGTTAAAAGAAGGGGAATTGTGTTTTAATGTGGAACTTGGCCGCACCTTAGAGGCAGTCGCAGAACAAGGGCCACAAGCATTCTACAATGGGACTATTGGTAAGAAGTTAGTGAAGGATGTAAGAGAAGCTGGTGGAATTTTAACAATGGAGGATTTAAGAAATTATAAGGTGAAAATAACAGATGCAGCAACTTTGAATATGATGGGATACACAATATATGGAATGCCACCTCCTTCAAGTGGAACACTAGGCCTAGCTTTG GTTCTAAACATCTTCAACAGTTATAGAGATCCTGAAGCTGCAAAGGGCGATCTAGGCCTTCATCGATTAATAGAAGCGTTGAAACACATGTATGCTGTCCGAATGAACTTGGGCGATCCGGACTTCGTAGACATCAGTTCCACTGAATCTGATATGCTTTCCCCATCCTTTGCACAAAAAATTCAGCGCAGGATATTTGACAACACTACTTTCCCTCCAGAGTACTACTTGAACAG GTGGAGTCCACTTAGAGATCATGGTACAAGCCATTTCTGCATTGTGGATTCTGATAGAAATGCTGTATCAATGACAACAACAGTGAACTCTCATTTTGGAGCTGGAGTTCTTTCTACTTCTACTGGCATTGTGCTCAACAATGAGATGGATGACTTCTCTATACCAACTGATATATCCCCTGATAAACTTCCCCCAGCTCCAACAAATTTTATTGAACCTAAGAAAAGACCTCTGTCTTCCATGACTCCTATTATCATCACAAAG GATGATCATTTGATTGGGGTAATTGGAGCCAGTGGTGGAATGAACATTATTCCAGCAGTGATTCAAGTGTTCATGAATCACTTCATATTGGGAATGGAACCTTTGGATGCAGTTCAAAGTCCAAGGATCTATCACAAG CTAATACCAAATGTAGTTAGGTATGAGAACTTGACTGCTAATGATGGTGATCACATTGAGCTTTTAAAATCAAGTAGGATTTTCCTACAAGAGAGAGGCCATCAATTGAGTGAATCTGGAGCACTAGCTATTACTCAGCTTATTATTCAAACTACTAAGAGTGAAGACATAAAAAATGTACATAAAAAGAATGGCATTCTAACAGGTGTTAGTGACCCCAGAAAGGGTGGACGTCCTGCAGCTgtttaa
- the LOC107644460 gene encoding gamma-glutamyltranspeptidase 3 isoform X2 codes for MSTKQNMYQNNPKAKSSGALAMGVPGEIAGLHAAWLKYGRLPWKTLFEPAIKLSKDGFLVSPTLEDYLADDSDKIFNDPGLKSIYAPNGVLLKEGELCFNVELGRTLEAVAEQGPQAFYNGTIGKKLVKDVREAGGILTMEDLRNYKVKITDAATLNMMGYTIYGMPPPSSGTLGLALVLNIFNSYRDPEAAKGDLGLHRLIEALKHMYAVRMNLGDPDFVDISSTESDMLSPSFAQKIQRRIFDNTTFPPEYYLNRWSPLRDHGTSHFCIVDSDRNAVSMTTTVNSHFGAGVLSTSTGIVLNNEMDDFSIPTDISPDKLPPAPTNFIEPKKRPLSSMTPIIITKDDHLIGVIGASGGMNIIPAVIQVFMNHFILGMEPLDAVQSPRIYHKLIPNVVRYENLTANDGDHIELLKSSRIFLQERGHQLSESGALAITQLIIQTTKSEDIKNVHKKNGILTGVSDPRKGGRPAAV; via the exons ATGTCAACAAAACAGAACATGTATCAGAATAATCCTAAAGCTAAGAGCTCAGGTGCTTTAGCAATGGGAGTTCCTGGCGAGATAGCTGGCCTTCACGCAGCATGGTTAAAGTACGGACGATTGCCATGGAAGACCTTATTCGAACCGGCTATAAAACTCTCTAAAGATGGTTTTCTGGTATCTCCAACTCTTGAAGATTACCTTGCTGATGATTCAGATAAAATATTCAATGATCCTGGTTTAAAAAGCATATATGCACCTAATGGAGTTTTGTTAAAAGAAGGGGAATTGTGTTTTAATGTGGAACTTGGCCGCACCTTAGAGGCAGTCGCAGAACAAGGGCCACAAGCATTCTACAATGGGACTATTGGTAAGAAGTTAGTGAAGGATGTAAGAGAAGCTGGTGGAATTTTAACAATGGAGGATTTAAGAAATTATAAGGTGAAAATAACAGATGCAGCAACTTTGAATATGATGGGATACACAATATATGGAATGCCACCTCCTTCAAGTGGAACACTAGGCCTAGCTTTG GTTCTAAACATCTTCAACAGTTATAGAGATCCTGAAGCTGCAAAGGGCGATCTAGGCCTTCATCGATTAATAGAAGCGTTGAAACACATGTATGCTGTCCGAATGAACTTGGGCGATCCGGACTTCGTAGACATCAGTTCCACTGAATCTGATATGCTTTCCCCATCCTTTGCACAAAAAATTCAGCGCAGGATATTTGACAACACTACTTTCCCTCCAGAGTACTACTTGAACAG GTGGAGTCCACTTAGAGATCATGGTACAAGCCATTTCTGCATTGTGGATTCTGATAGAAATGCTGTATCAATGACAACAACAGTGAACTCTCATTTTGGAGCTGGAGTTCTTTCTACTTCTACTGGCATTGTGCTCAACAATGAGATGGATGACTTCTCTATACCAACTGATATATCCCCTGATAAACTTCCCCCAGCTCCAACAAATTTTATTGAACCTAAGAAAAGACCTCTGTCTTCCATGACTCCTATTATCATCACAAAG GATGATCATTTGATTGGGGTAATTGGAGCCAGTGGTGGAATGAACATTATTCCAGCAGTGATTCAAGTGTTCATGAATCACTTCATATTGGGAATGGAACCTTTGGATGCAGTTCAAAGTCCAAGGATCTATCACAAG CTAATACCAAATGTAGTTAGGTATGAGAACTTGACTGCTAATGATGGTGATCACATTGAGCTTTTAAAATCAAGTAGGATTTTCCTACAAGAGAGAGGCCATCAATTGAGTGAATCTGGAGCACTAGCTATTACTCAGCTTATTATTCAAACTACTAAGAGTGAAGACATAAAAAATGTACATAAAAAGAATGGCATTCTAACAGGTGTTAGTGACCCCAGAAAGGGTGGACGTCCTGCAGCTgtttaa